A stretch of the Candidatus Jettenia sp. AMX2 genome encodes the following:
- a CDS encoding LamG domain-containing protein: MEGFSGNTDLDTNWHFVVVVNDMANNERRIYVDGQLDGTSTAFPYGNQGSQGHLRIGQDTCNDERFNGWVDEIAIFNRTLSEGEIQQMYKNGLAGKGYCEVVPGLTCVYQEDTDEEHPDHDHPLLGFYYYVTYNKPSGAIAAKWRVKHGDYDPYEIVIPQACWDADPTKLMLRLYSNSNDGMGQSVSWPECYDGSNWVAVGKVAIDVFGGSGIDSGPIYMTDGDWNTYNVWNEVGPVASTWQTNYSQIAPRWYEEAILWLVEKTPAGFVTGGGWINSPEGAYTANPTLTGKANFGFVSRYKKGTKIPQGQTEFQFKAAGLNFRSDTYEWLLISGTLAQYKGTGTINGAGNYGFKLTAFDGNLVDGREKDKFRIKIWDKATGEIVYDNQTGDADNADLMTEIGKGPIVIHEKK, encoded by the coding sequence TTGGAAGGCTTTTCAGGCAATACAGACTTAGATACTAACTGGCATTTTGTTGTTGTAGTAAACGATATGGCAAACAATGAAAGAAGGATTTACGTTGACGGTCAACTGGATGGGACGTCAACTGCCTTTCCTTATGGAAATCAAGGCAGTCAGGGACATTTAAGAATTGGACAAGATACATGCAATGACGAAAGATTCAATGGGTGGGTTGACGAGATTGCTATCTTTAACAGAACATTATCAGAGGGTGAAATCCAACAGATGTACAAAAATGGCCTGGCTGGCAAGGGATATTGTGAGGTCGTACCGGGCCTAACATGTGTTTACCAGGAAGACACCGACGAAGAACACCCTGATCACGATCATCCACTTCTGGGCTTTTATTACTATGTAACCTATAATAAACCATCTGGAGCCATTGCGGCGAAATGGCGAGTCAAGCATGGAGATTATGATCCATATGAAATCGTCATTCCGCAGGCTTGTTGGGATGCAGATCCAACGAAATTAATGCTACGGTTATACTCAAACTCGAATGACGGAATGGGCCAGTCTGTATCATGGCCGGAATGTTACGATGGAAGCAACTGGGTTGCTGTAGGGAAAGTGGCTATCGATGTTTTTGGCGGGTCAGGGATTGACTCTGGTCCCATATATATGACCGATGGTGATTGGAACACCTATAACGTATGGAATGAGGTAGGTCCTGTTGCCAGTACATGGCAGACAAACTACAGCCAAATTGCACCCCGTTGGTATGAAGAAGCAATCCTTTGGCTAGTAGAAAAAACCCCAGCTGGCTTCGTTACTGGTGGTGGCTGGATCAACTCGCCGGAGGGGGCCTATACAGCTAACCCCACCCTGACAGGGAAGGCAAACTTTGGATTTGTATCCAGGTATAAGAAGGGTACGAAAATCCCGCAAGGCCAAACGGAATTTCAATTCAAAGCTGCCGGCCTGAACTTTCGCTCAGATACTTACGAATGGCTCTTGATTTCGGGGACACTGGCTCAGTATAAGGGAACTGGTACCATTAACGGAGCGGGGAATTATGGGTTTAAGCTTACAGCGTTCGATGGCAACCTCGTTGACGGGAGAGAAAAAGACAAGTTTCGGATTAAAATTTGGGATAAAGCGACTGGCGAAATTGTATACGATAATCAGACAGGAGACGCTGACAACGCAGACCTAATGACAGAAATAGGCAAGGGGCCGATTGTTATTCACGAAAAGAAATAG
- a CDS encoding multicopper oxidase: protein MDKFAINLRRKDTMPTVRHFLRIISLIILGFYMSTWSLCGRFVFAQLPTIVDPLFTQPILDPAAIPKYVTPLPNPLNPGFILVPDTTTYPGFDFYNVSQRQITSQVLPAGFPATAVWAYGDPGNAATFSYPGHTIVARSMFGPVNESGLGKPVKVQYDNELPDTHLLPVDKHIHGTEDGEPEVRTIVHLHGGKNVGPESDGYPEAWVTPDGMTIEDFPSAIPSNPYTPFNPNPFDYHNDQKAATLWFHDHALGITRLNVYAGLAAFYILHDDNEDALVAGGFLPAFPHEIPVVIQDRMFYPDGSLAYPDTAAGMPPVQPSIQPEFFGEVVVVNGVTWPYLNVEPRKYRIRFLNGSNSRFYKLFFSSGQPFHVIGMEGGFLNAPVMVDQLVLSPAERADCIIDFAPFAGQTITLRNNAKSPFPKGTPVNPKTVGQIMQFRVITPLSGMPDTTLPANLNPVGGDLPPVVVPIGTPTRQLILFEGIDGFGRLQPLLGTPTSGGINWFSPITENPAVGATEVWEVYNTTPDAHPIHIHEILFRTISRQKFRATQNPVTGALTNVRLQGRPKPPAVFESGFKDTVIMYPGEVTRILATFEASGLFVWHCHILEHEDHEMMRPYLIGQ from the coding sequence ATGGATAAATTTGCAATAAATTTAAGGAGGAAAGATACAATGCCAACGGTACGTCATTTTTTAAGGATCATTTCTTTGATTATATTAGGATTTTATATGTCGACCTGGAGTCTCTGTGGCAGATTTGTTTTTGCACAGCTTCCAACCATTGTTGACCCGTTGTTTACCCAGCCAATCTTAGACCCTGCGGCTATACCGAAGTATGTTACCCCGCTACCGAATCCGCTTAATCCAGGCTTTATCCTTGTACCCGATACAACAACATATCCGGGATTTGATTTCTACAATGTGAGTCAGCGCCAGATCACGTCACAGGTCTTGCCGGCGGGATTCCCGGCGACTGCTGTATGGGCTTATGGTGATCCCGGCAACGCTGCAACGTTCTCATATCCCGGACACACAATTGTGGCGCGGTCCATGTTTGGTCCGGTTAATGAATCAGGACTCGGCAAGCCGGTAAAAGTCCAATACGATAATGAACTTCCCGATACCCACCTCTTGCCGGTTGATAAGCATATTCACGGCACTGAGGATGGGGAACCTGAAGTGCGGACTATTGTCCATCTGCACGGTGGAAAAAATGTAGGACCAGAGAGCGACGGTTATCCTGAAGCCTGGGTTACTCCGGATGGAATGACGATCGAGGACTTTCCATCGGCAATACCATCAAATCCATATACTCCTTTCAACCCAAACCCATTTGACTATCACAATGATCAGAAAGCTGCCACACTCTGGTTCCACGACCACGCACTTGGCATAACCCGTTTGAATGTTTATGCCGGCCTTGCAGCGTTCTATATCCTACATGATGATAATGAGGATGCCCTTGTCGCAGGTGGATTTCTTCCTGCCTTTCCCCATGAGATACCTGTGGTTATTCAGGACCGCATGTTTTATCCTGATGGATCGCTGGCCTACCCGGATACTGCCGCTGGTATGCCTCCTGTACAGCCAAGCATCCAACCCGAGTTCTTCGGTGAGGTTGTCGTAGTAAACGGTGTAACATGGCCATACCTCAATGTAGAGCCACGGAAGTACCGCATTCGTTTTCTCAACGGGTCTAACTCGCGGTTTTACAAATTGTTCTTTTCGTCAGGACAACCTTTTCATGTAATCGGCATGGAGGGAGGCTTCCTGAATGCCCCGGTTATGGTCGATCAACTTGTCCTTAGCCCGGCAGAGCGGGCTGATTGTATCATTGACTTTGCACCTTTTGCGGGACAGACAATCACCCTGCGGAATAACGCCAAATCACCGTTTCCGAAGGGAACACCGGTAAACCCAAAAACAGTAGGCCAGATTATGCAGTTCCGTGTTATTACACCACTTTCAGGTATGCCCGATACAACCCTTCCTGCAAACCTAAATCCTGTCGGTGGTGATCTGCCTCCAGTTGTTGTACCAATCGGGACGCCAACCAGACAACTCATACTCTTTGAGGGAATAGACGGCTTTGGACGTTTACAACCATTACTTGGAACCCCCACAAGCGGTGGGATCAATTGGTTCTCCCCCATTACCGAAAACCCGGCAGTAGGCGCTACGGAGGTCTGGGAAGTTTATAATACTACTCCTGATGCACACCCCATCCATATCCATGAGATTCTGTTCCGGACCATCAGTCGGCAGAAATTCAGAGCAACTCAAAATCCGGTAACAGGTGCACTTACGAATGTCCGGTTGCAGGGCAGACCAAAACCGCCGGCAGTCTTTGAGAGCGGTTTCAAAGATACCGTGATTATGTATCCCGGTGAGGTTACTCGCATCCTTGCCACGTTTGAGGCTAGCGGGCTTTTCGTCTGGCATTGTCACATCCTGGAACACGAAGATCACGAAATGATGCGGCCATATCTTATTGGTCAGTAG
- a CDS encoding mechanosensitive ion channel: MDKFSKPVAEWTLPEPTDDWNQRQANTFSDQIAGWLKEVPGHYLQIVESLIVIIVLILIHIIAIRIVYKKIDDPVVQYKWKKKLGYLLSFFGFLIIGHIWFEGVGSLTTFVGLVSAGLAIALREPLVDIAGWVFLLWNKPFDVGDRIQIGDIKGDVIDIRLFKFSLLEIGNWVHADQSTGRIIHVPNHNIFRDAIANYTSEIDFIWNEIEVVVTFESDWKKAKQILQEIANEHLKDFVEDAEAQTRRAAEHYLIHYHHLTPIVYTEVVRDGIKLTVRHLTKPRHKRNTSQMIWEDILDRFNKAKDIDFAYQTTRVFQNKFEGKPNLRRGK; encoded by the coding sequence ATGGACAAGTTTAGTAAACCGGTCGCCGAATGGACACTGCCTGAGCCCACTGACGACTGGAATCAAAGACAAGCGAATACATTTAGTGATCAAATTGCAGGCTGGCTTAAGGAGGTTCCAGGTCACTACCTGCAAATTGTAGAATCACTTATCGTCATAATTGTGCTGATTCTGATCCATATCATTGCCATACGTATTGTTTACAAGAAAATTGACGATCCGGTCGTCCAATACAAGTGGAAAAAAAAGCTGGGTTATCTGCTCAGCTTTTTCGGTTTTTTGATCATCGGACATATCTGGTTCGAGGGGGTTGGCTCACTCACAACATTTGTTGGGCTGGTGTCCGCAGGTCTTGCCATTGCCCTGCGCGAACCCCTTGTGGACATAGCAGGATGGGTTTTTCTGTTATGGAATAAACCATTTGATGTCGGTGACCGCATACAGATCGGCGACATTAAAGGTGATGTGATTGATATCCGTCTGTTCAAATTTTCCTTGCTGGAAATCGGCAACTGGGTGCATGCTGACCAGAGTACCGGCCGTATAATCCATGTTCCAAACCATAACATATTTCGTGATGCTATTGCAAACTACACAAGTGAGATTGATTTTATCTGGAATGAAATTGAAGTGGTAGTTACGTTTGAAAGTGACTGGAAAAAAGCCAAACAGATTCTTCAGGAAATAGCGAACGAACATTTAAAGGATTTTGTTGAAGATGCTGAGGCTCAAACCAGGCGGGCTGCCGAGCATTATCTGATTCATTACCACCATCTCACCCCCATTGTCTACACGGAAGTTGTAAGAGACGGTATCAAATTAACGGTGCGGCATCTCACAAAACCCCGCCACAAACGCAACACTTCACAAATGATATGGGAAGACATACTGGACCGTTTTAACAAAGCAAAGGATATTGATTTTGCCTATCAGACTACCCGTGTTTTTCAGAACAAGTTTGAAGGGAAACCGAATCTGCGGCGTGGAAAGTGA
- a CDS encoding cytochrome c, with protein sequence MKRALMFSMGLLGLTGLVGTVNLISTSPVFAFEERAIISHEHGKVTLPTKKLMIEIERRMYSILEGIFVGDFIHVKQEANAVAAEAKRIEENFFPRNPRQDHWYLRSKDLDPENIEAITKLKEEFNSYIRRIESGVQEINQAADKADAEATFDAYGNLVKKACFECHRRLRDVK encoded by the coding sequence ATGAAAAGGGCACTGATGTTTAGTATGGGTTTGTTGGGTTTGACTGGTCTCGTTGGGACGGTTAATTTGATCTCAACCTCCCCCGTTTTCGCATTTGAAGAAAGGGCTATTATCTCTCATGAACACGGAAAGGTTACCTTGCCTACCAAGAAGTTGATGATCGAAATTGAGAGGAGGATGTATAGTATCCTGGAGGGGATATTTGTAGGTGATTTTATCCATGTGAAACAGGAAGCGAATGCCGTTGCGGCAGAAGCGAAAAGGATAGAGGAAAATTTCTTTCCAAGAAATCCCCGCCAGGATCACTGGTATCTGCGGTCGAAGGATCTGGACCCTGAGAATATTGAGGCAATTACCAAATTGAAAGAAGAATTTAACTCCTATATCAGAAGAATTGAGTCGGGGGTACAGGAAATTAACCAGGCAGCGGATAAAGCTGATGCAGAAGCAACGTTTGATGCTTATGGCAATTTGGTAAAAAAGGCGTGTTTTGAATGTCACAGAAGGCTTCGCGATGTAAAGTAA
- a CDS encoding ferritin family protein — protein sequence MVRNFGLSLPVFFQKQKQKQKHIKFLLGIKMSGAVPDIKTIAIQMEMDGINFYNDMAGKTMHPLGKAMFRSFVEDEKLHLKRLRLLLSERKEENQGNEKVAMDPRQRLATIFKETGEELREKAGIHTNDIEAVRIAMGIEEKGIGFYEKAAREANDEKDAETYRFLAEEEKTHFNILKNTLEFLEKNELWEAENEGRIYDMWMDMVNKKLSKDCTFNA from the coding sequence ATGGTAAGGAACTTCGGTCTTTCATTGCCGGTGTTTTTTCAAAAACAAAAACAAAAACAAAAGCATATAAAATTTTTATTGGGGATAAAAATGAGCGGGGCGGTGCCGGATATAAAAACGATTGCAATCCAGATGGAAATGGACGGTATAAATTTTTATAACGATATGGCAGGGAAGACTATGCATCCTTTGGGGAAGGCGATGTTCAGATCCTTTGTAGAAGATGAAAAATTGCATCTTAAAAGGCTCCGGTTGCTTTTATCAGAGCGGAAAGAGGAAAATCAGGGAAACGAAAAGGTCGCCATGGACCCCCGGCAAAGATTGGCTACTATTTTTAAAGAAACAGGGGAAGAGTTAAGGGAAAAAGCCGGCATTCATACAAATGACATAGAGGCTGTCAGAATTGCTATGGGAATCGAGGAAAAAGGGATCGGATTTTACGAAAAGGCTGCACGGGAAGCAAATGACGAAAAGGATGCTGAAACTTACCGGTTCCTTGCCGAAGAGGAAAAAACCCATTTTAACATATTGAAAAATACCCTTGAATTTCTGGAAAAAAACGAATTGTGGGAAGCAGAAAACGAGGGGCGCATTTATGATATGTGGATGGATATGGTGAATAAAAAATTGTCAAAGGACTGCACTTTCAATGCATAA
- a CDS encoding DUF559 domain-containing protein: protein MKKELWHRARIPRKQPTDAEKRLWRYLRGKKLEGFKFRRQEPIGNYVTDFVCFEKRIIVEVDGGQHCKEKDSERDQWFEGKGFKVMRFWNNEVLKNTQGVWEVIRKALVG from the coding sequence TTGAAAAAAGAACTATGGCATAGAGCAAGAATTCCCAGAAAACAACCCACCGATGCAGAAAAAAGGCTGTGGAGATATTTGAGAGGAAAAAAGTTGGAAGGTTTTAAATTCAGAAGACAAGAGCCTATTGGTAATTACGTGACGGATTTTGTCTGTTTCGAGAAAAGAATTATTGTGGAAGTTGACGGAGGCCAGCATTGTAAAGAAAAAGATAGCGAAAGGGATCAGTGGTTTGAGGGAAAAGGCTTTAAAGTCATGAGATTCTGGAATAATGAAGTTTTGAAGAATACCCAGGGAGTATGGGAAGTCATAAGAAAAGCATTGGTTGGTTGA
- a CDS encoding tryptophan--tRNA ligase, with product MEKKIVLTGIKPTGRPHLGNYLGAIKPSLTLAKDEQYQAIYFIADYHALTAIRNPAYFRQVCYEVAATWLALGLNPEKVIFYRQSDIPEIFELAWILACFTPKGLMNRAHAYKAAVAQNLEIGISDTDAGINMGLYNYPVLMAADILLFQTDLVPVGRDQIQHIEITGDIARIFNHTYGDVFKLPEHFIQDEEIASLPGLDGRKMSKSYDNTIPLFVSPEQLQKLVFSIKTDSSSPTDPKDPATSALFLIYKEFARPEQVESMRKRYLQGIAWADVKKELFETLNSFLEKPRQLYNQLITDHQKMDRLLTEGARKARSLAIPCMESIRKAISRIE from the coding sequence ATGGAAAAGAAAATTGTTTTGACGGGAATAAAGCCAACAGGTAGACCGCACCTCGGCAATTATCTGGGCGCCATAAAACCCTCACTGACTTTAGCAAAAGACGAGCAATATCAGGCAATCTATTTTATAGCGGATTATCATGCCCTGACTGCGATAAGAAACCCTGCATACTTTCGTCAGGTATGTTATGAGGTTGCCGCTACCTGGCTGGCATTGGGATTAAACCCCGAAAAGGTAATTTTTTACCGCCAGTCTGATATACCGGAAATCTTCGAATTGGCCTGGATACTTGCATGCTTTACCCCGAAAGGGCTGATGAACCGTGCCCATGCATACAAGGCGGCTGTTGCCCAAAATCTTGAAATAGGCATTTCGGATACCGATGCAGGTATAAATATGGGACTTTATAACTATCCTGTCCTTATGGCTGCCGATATCCTGCTTTTTCAAACGGATTTGGTCCCTGTCGGGAGGGATCAGATACAACATATTGAGATTACCGGCGATATAGCCAGAATCTTCAACCATACTTACGGCGATGTATTTAAGCTGCCGGAGCACTTCATCCAGGATGAAGAAATCGCATCATTGCCGGGATTGGACGGACGTAAAATGAGTAAGAGTTATGATAACACAATCCCGCTGTTCGTTTCACCGGAGCAACTGCAAAAGCTTGTCTTCAGTATTAAAACGGATTCTTCCTCTCCAACAGACCCCAAAGACCCGGCAACCTCCGCCCTTTTTCTCATTTATAAAGAGTTTGCCCGCCCGGAACAGGTGGAATCTATGAGGAAAAGATACCTTCAGGGCATTGCATGGGCGGATGTAAAAAAGGAGTTATTTGAGACACTAAATTCCTTTCTTGAAAAACCCCGCCAATTATACAATCAATTGATAACAGACCATCAAAAGATGGACAGGCTCCTTACCGAAGGCGCCCGGAAAGCAAGGTCGCTGGCCATACCCTGTATGGAGAGTATCCGGAAGGCAATTAGCCGTATAGAGTAA
- a CDS encoding DUF445 domain-containing protein codes for MKTQEIVGKDVEWRRNTLLKKQVTGFRFPFNKSFITNVTAAGVLGIVISSPGFTGRSILIMASLFALSGALTNWLAVYMLFEKIPGLYGSGIITLRFEEFKRSIRSLIMENFFTEENFAKVTSDALPHTIQPELVMNTIDFDKAFDGFMSVVKNSSFGGMMSLFGGKKTLEPLRQPFKAEFERQAAEILSSVDIASILQKETDFETFRSKIGTMVDNRLHELTPQRVKEIIEDVIRNHLGWLVVWGGVFGALIGSVSTLLLK; via the coding sequence ATGAAAACACAAGAAATCGTAGGAAAAGATGTAGAATGGAGGAGGAACACGTTGCTCAAAAAGCAGGTAACCGGTTTCAGATTTCCCTTTAATAAAAGTTTTATTACGAATGTAACCGCTGCCGGCGTGCTGGGAATTGTCATTTCTAGTCCCGGGTTTACCGGCCGGAGTATTCTTATCATGGCGAGCCTTTTTGCATTATCCGGCGCTTTAACAAACTGGCTGGCCGTATACATGTTATTTGAAAAAATACCAGGACTCTATGGCTCCGGTATTATCACCCTGAGGTTTGAGGAGTTCAAAAGGAGTATTCGCTCACTGATCATGGAGAATTTTTTCACCGAAGAGAATTTTGCGAAAGTTACCAGCGATGCATTACCTCACACGATACAACCGGAATTGGTAATGAACACAATCGATTTTGATAAGGCATTTGACGGCTTTATGTCGGTGGTTAAAAACTCATCTTTCGGCGGCATGATGAGTCTGTTCGGCGGGAAAAAGACCCTGGAACCGCTGCGTCAGCCATTTAAAGCCGAGTTTGAAAGGCAGGCGGCTGAAATTTTGTCCAGTGTCGATATTGCTTCAATCCTTCAAAAGGAAACCGATTTTGAAACGTTCCGGTCAAAAATCGGCACTATGGTCGATAACCGGTTACATGAGCTTACCCCGCAGCGGGTGAAAGAGATTATTGAGGATGTTATCCGTAACCATCTGGGATGGCTGGTCGTTTGGGGAGGTGTCTTTGGCGCCTTAATTGGCTCTGTCAGCACTCTACTTCTCAAATAA
- the mqnB gene encoding futalosine hydrolase has product MKILIVTATYPEIKPLLSDIGYWGDGNFLIKNFTYQRSSLDILITGVGLMHTAYFMGKTLSNNNYDLALNFGIAGSFHRAISIGEVVNVMEEQVADMGVEAREDFSDIVELNLLNPRQFPYDSGKLRNKVPDSVHRLLNLKKVKGISVNKVSGNRLTIQKIIQKYHPDLESMEGAAFLYACLSERVPCLQIRAVSNYVEHLNKEAWNIPFAIEQLHKTAGNIIHQLLTNNEINPGFFTLSQ; this is encoded by the coding sequence ATGAAAATACTTATTGTTACTGCAACCTACCCTGAGATTAAACCACTTTTGTCAGATATCGGATATTGGGGTGATGGAAATTTTCTCATAAAAAACTTCACCTATCAACGCTCAAGTCTGGATATACTCATTACCGGTGTAGGACTGATGCATACGGCTTATTTTATGGGAAAGACCCTGTCAAATAACAACTACGATCTTGCACTGAATTTTGGAATAGCCGGAAGTTTTCACCGTGCCATCTCTATTGGTGAAGTGGTAAATGTAATGGAAGAACAAGTCGCAGATATGGGCGTTGAAGCCAGAGAAGATTTTTCAGATATTGTAGAACTGAATCTGTTAAACCCTCGTCAATTCCCGTATGATTCAGGCAAATTAAGAAACAAAGTCCCTGATTCGGTTCACCGTCTGCTAAATCTGAAAAAGGTGAAAGGCATCAGCGTCAACAAAGTGAGCGGTAACCGGCTCACTATTCAAAAGATTATTCAAAAATATCATCCTGACCTGGAAAGCATGGAAGGAGCCGCATTTTTGTATGCCTGTCTAAGCGAACGGGTACCCTGTCTCCAGATAAGGGCTGTTTCCAATTACGTAGAACATCTGAATAAAGAAGCCTGGAATATCCCTTTCGCCATTGAACAGTTACATAAGACCGCCGGTAACATTATTCATCAACTACTCACGAACAATGAAATTAACCCTGGGTTTTTCACCCTGTCCCAATGA
- a CDS encoding 1,4-dihydroxy-6-naphthoate synthase — protein MKLTLGFSPCPNDTFIFDALANRKIDTEGLSFELIITDVEELNRLAFQHSLDITKLSYYACAHLIKDYRVLPAGSALGNNCGPLLITRPEKKKLSVEKGIIAIPGKYTTAHFLLNMAFPGATHKTEMRFSDIEEAVLQNKADAGVIIHENRFTYQDKGLIKILDLGEYWEQQTKLPIPLGGIVIKREISPALSQKVNRIVRRSVEYALANPASSKAYVKHHARELDEHVRNQHIQLYVNNYTVNLGETGKRAVKTLFKQARINSLIPGNDEGFFLPDG, from the coding sequence ATGAAATTAACCCTGGGTTTTTCACCCTGTCCCAATGATACCTTTATCTTCGACGCCCTGGCTAACCGGAAGATTGATACGGAAGGGTTGTCTTTTGAACTCATCATTACCGATGTGGAAGAGTTAAACAGGCTTGCCTTTCAGCATTCATTGGATATAACGAAACTGAGCTATTACGCCTGTGCTCATCTGATAAAAGATTACAGGGTATTACCAGCAGGCAGTGCCCTGGGAAACAACTGTGGCCCGCTCTTAATTACAAGACCTGAAAAGAAAAAATTATCTGTGGAGAAAGGTATCATTGCCATTCCAGGAAAATATACAACCGCTCATTTTTTATTAAACATGGCCTTTCCCGGAGCAACGCATAAAACAGAGATGCGTTTTTCTGATATTGAGGAAGCCGTTCTGCAAAACAAAGCCGATGCAGGTGTCATTATCCATGAGAACCGTTTTACCTATCAAGACAAAGGATTAATAAAGATCCTGGATTTAGGAGAATACTGGGAACAACAAACAAAGCTCCCTATCCCACTGGGCGGGATTGTCATCAAAAGGGAGATATCTCCTGCCCTGTCGCAAAAAGTGAACCGTATTGTGAGGAGGAGCGTGGAATATGCCCTTGCCAACCCTGCATCCTCAAAAGCATATGTTAAACACCACGCACGGGAGTTAGACGAGCATGTCAGGAACCAGCACATTCAATTATATGTAAACAACTATACGGTTAATCTGGGAGAAACCGGTAAAAGGGCGGTTAAAACTCTCTTTAAACAGGCACGAATCAACAGCCTGATACCAGGAAACGATGAAGGCTTCTTTTTACCCGATGGCTAA